The following are from one region of the Cataglyphis hispanica isolate Lineage 1 chromosome 16, ULB_Chis1_1.0, whole genome shotgun sequence genome:
- the LOC126855678 gene encoding out at first protein produces MKRLNEFLATCVVLQYFCHVCTTHLLINVKNQGGDILLETISSNVTEDSITLEFQRSDGTLVTQLIDFKNEVQVIKALVLGEEERGQNQYQVMCFVNHFYKVDFISSDAMSKLRQKNPGTVRVAEEDRGHVNYTMDLFLDVSQSKEISKHVATLCTEAAGSTYTRNDDIKQWIQRPGSSEELLMAAVYNFTTVSQSGTNDTRSLLVSKCADTSNLWASCTCSLELCIGWYPCGLKFCKGKSDGKKIASTYRCGIKTCKKCFIFSYYSKMKQNCLWDE; encoded by the exons ATGAAGAGACTCAACGAATTTCTCGCGACTTGCGTCGTATTGCAATACTTTTGCCATGTGTGCACTACACATTTGCTCATAAACGTCAAAAATCAG GGTGGTGATATTCTTTTAGAAACAATCTCATCTAATGTTACGGAAGATTCGATTACTCTAGAATTCCAACGTTCCGATGGCACGCTAGTCACACAActcattgattttaaaaat GAAGTTCAAGTTATAAAAGCTTTAGTACTCGGTGAAGAGGAACGCGGACAAAATCAATATCAAGTCATGTGTTTTgtgaatcatttttataaagtagaTTTTATATCATCTGACGCAATGTCTAAACTGCGTCAGAAAAATCCAGGCACTGTACGTGTAGCAGAAGAAGACAGAGGTCATGTCAATTATACAATGGACTTATTTCTGGATGTATCTCAATCTAAAGAGATCTCTAAGCATGTTGCTACACTTTGCACGGAAGCAGCTGGATCAACTTATACTAGGAATGATGATATAAAACAGTGGATTCAAAGACCAG GTTCTTCAGAAGAGTTACTCATGGCAGCTGTATATAACTTTACAACTGTGTCACAATCAGGCACAAATGACACAAGATCACTATTGGTCTCCAAATGCGCTGACACATCAAATCTCTGGGCATCTTGCACATGTTCTTTGGAGTTATGTATTGGTTGGTATCCGTGTGGTCTAAAATTCTGCAAAGGAAAGTCTGATGGCAAGAAAATAGCTAGCACTTATCGATGTGGTATAAAAACCtgtaagaaatgttttatattttcatattattctaaaatgaaACAGAATTGCTTGTGGGATGAATGA